From Acidianus brierleyi:
GTCTTACGAAGCATAAACTCTAATCTTTTTTGAATGTTATCGAGGTCTAAGCTATTAGCCTGAATCTTTATTAACGTTATTTCAGGATCGTCGTTGTTATCGTCTATAACACTTTTTACTTCATTAACGTCAATAAATTTCCACCAATGCTGGTTAGCAGATTTATATGAAGTTTCAATTATTCCAAAATCTCTCTCTAATGCCCTTAATATCATTTTAGGGTCTCCGCTATAGCCCTCTCGCTGTAATTCTGCGATCAATGTCTTATAGTCAAAGTCGCCTAACTCTTGATTTCCTCTTTCATCATATATAGTTATAGCAGATCTCAAGATAATCCTAGCTTTATCACCATATTTCAATATTGCTTCCAGTGTTCTATCTCTAACTCCTCCTATCACTCTTAACTATTTCGCTAAACATTATATTATAGTAATTACAAGATAATCCTAGTATGACTAATAATGACATTGCAGTAAGTGTTACTAATTTGAAGAAAAACTTTAAGACTAAACTTATACTTGATGGCATATCGTTCAAGGTTAAAATAGGAGAAGTTTATGGAATTATAGGGCCTAATGGTGCTGGGAAAACTACTACGTTAAGGATTTTAGCTGGAATAATTAAGCATTATTCTGGAAACGTGGAAATTTTTGGGTTAACACCAGAAATTGCTAGGAAGAATGGTTTAATCTCATATATGCCAGAAGACGCATTTCCTTATGATCGACTAACTGGATATGAAAACCTGATGTTTTACGCCCAGATATATTCTAGAGGAAATAAAAAAGAGACAAAGGAACTGATTGAAAGAGGTATCAAAATAGCAGATTTAGGAGATAGAATATACGATAGAACATCAGAATATAGTAGAGGAATGAAACGAAGGTTGCTTATAGCGAGAACGTTGATGGTAAGGCCAAAAGTAGCTATTTTAGACGAACCAACGTCAGCGTTGGATGTCGAATCTGCAATAAAAGTTAGAAAAACAATAAGAGAACTAAAAGGAGACACTACTATTATACTCTCTTCTCATAACATGTTAGAGGTAGAATATCTCTGTGATGAGATTTCTTTAATAAATAATGGAAAAATTGTGGCTAATGGAAAACCTCAGGAAATTGTAAAATTAACCGGTACAACTAACTTAGAAGAGGCATTTATAAAGGTTACAGATGGTGAAAAATGTTAAGATACCTATTATCCAAAGAATGGCTAGACGTAAAAAGAGATAGAAAGCTAATTTTAGGCTCTATAATATTACCTCTACTATTATTACCACTAATCGGGATAATAATATTTGCTGCTGCTGTTTCTCAACCACCAGTAGTAGAAATTGTAAATGAAAACTATTCAAATCTCCCCTATGTAAGAAATCTAGAATCTTATATACAAAGTAATGGGGTATAGCATATATTAATTCATCAGTTCATATTCCAGATGTTCAAGTTGTATTTCCTAAAGAATTTGCAGAGAATGTAACAAATATAAATAGAACTGCAATAATTAAAATAACCTATGTTATCTCGTCTAATAGTAGAGCTTTTGATCTAGTTGAAAATGGACTTTACAATATTTTATATAATGTTTCTATTTACAGAATTCATGAGATAGAAAATATATCTCATGTTAACGTACCTCCACAAAAAATTCGAGAACCAGTAGAAATGTATCTACAATATATACAACCTACTGGAAAACATGTTACAAGTGCACAAGATCAGTTTGCACAGTTAGCTAGAATAGTGGCAATAATTCTTTTTCCAGCATCTACGCCAGTAATATATTTTGTAACTGACGGAATACTTGGAGAGAAAGAAAGAAAAACATTAGAATCACTTCTGGCATCGCCAGTATCTGCAAGAGCCTTCATATTTTCTAAGATAATAATATCTATGATATTAGGCACAATATCCTCTATAGGTGATATAGCAGGCTTAGTTATATTCTCTATTTTTGCTCCATTTATTGTTGGTGCATCAGTAAGTTTTTCGTTAAGTTTTGCAGTAGTAGTTCTCATATTATATTTAACAATGATCTTCCTAACCGCAGCATTAAGCACTTTCGTTCTAGTTCTAGTAGGGGGATCTAGCAGAAATATACAAATAATCAACTTCCTAATAACTAGTTTCGGTCTTTTAGCTTCTTTTTCAGCGTTATTTGTTAACTTTGGAAACTTAACTTTTCCTATGTCTATGATTTTAGTAATACCTTATGTACAGATTGTAGCGTCACTTCTTTTATATGTCTTCGGTTTAATACTAGAATCTATATTCTATATATCAGGAACAATATTAGCTAGTATATTATTAATACTGATATCGTCAAAACTCCTTGATAACGAAAGACTTCTACTCAAATAAGATTTTTAATTTTTGAAAGACGAAGATAAGATATGAGTATTGTAAAAGGATATGTACTTTTAATAACTTCAATAGGTAAAGAAACGGATATAGTAAACGATTTAAAAAGAATTCAAGGAGTTAAAGAAGCAACACCTGTATATGGAGAATATGATATAGTAGTAGAAATAGAAGCCCCGACACTCGAAGAGTTGAATAAAGTTATATCTCAAATTAGAAGAAATTCAAATATAATAAGAACAGTAACACTTATCTCAATGTAACTCAGTTATTTTAAGTCAACTCCTCATTTTTTCAGTACGTCCCTGCGACATCATTTTTTAAATAATTGGGACCCACCTATGCTCATATGCTCTCGGAACACGAGAACATTTCACATAGGTCCACAATATAATTACTTATAAAAGTATTTTAAGCGTTTTCTCTTTTAATCTCAACTTCTTCAGTATCTTCATCTTCTCCTTCTTCTAAAAGCTTAATTTTCTTTACTAGCTCAGAAACCATAGCGTCAAGCTGAGCTACCTTAGCTTCCAGAAAAGCTACACTTTCTTCATATTGCTCTCCATTTTCTTCTCCTGTATCTTCTTTACCTTCTATACCTTGTTTTATAAAAAACTTAACTAAGTCAGTTATCTGAACTCCCATATCGTCAGCTTTTCTCCTTAATTCTTCATATAAAGACTCTGGTAGTGATAAATGAATTGTCGGCAACTGTATTCTCCTCTCAATAATAATCTATGAAATACAAATATATTAATCTTGCATATTTAGTCTTCCTCTTTTAGTTAAAAGACTGTAATATCGCTCTAGAAAATACTTAAACCTTACAAGAGGAAGATATAATATAGATCTAGAATGAGAGTTGTTACATTTAAAGCAGAAGAAGACCTATTAGAACTATTAGATAGATATGCAATAAGATATGGATTAAATAGAAGCGAAGCTATACGAAAAGCAATAGAAAAAATGGTAGGGGACGAAGTTAAAAAAGAAACTGTACCAGTAGCAAAAGTGGAGAAAATTAGGCTTTAAAATAGATTATTTCTCCCTTTTCTATATCTTCAAAGTAATTTTTGTTTAATTCTCTTATTTTCCATCCCATTTTTCTTAAGAATTCATCTGGTGGATCTAACGGCATTAAATGTCCATTAACCCAATAATGCATTGGTATTACCGTACTTGGTTTTAAATCATTTATTAAATCTATAGCCTCCTTATAATCAATTGTTATTAGCCCTCCTATTGGTATCATCAAGATATCTGGTGAAGAAATTTCTTTAATGATTTTTTCACTTAGTTTATCACATACATCACCTAAATGAACTATGATACTTTTTCCAGTATCAATTCTATATATAGCAGTTTCTCCTCTTCTTTTTCCATTCTCCTTATCATGGAATGCTCTTAAACCCAATATTTTATATCCTTCAAAAGTATAATTTCCATAAAAGGACTGTTTTATTTCCTTAAATTTTAGTAATTGATAGGCGTTATGATCATAATGATCGTGAGTTATTAAGACTAGATCTGTATATTCTACATTAGGTTTAGTTAATCCTATACTGCCTCCATCATGCGGATCTATTAAAATCTTATCATCTATGGAAAACATAGAATGTCCAAAATATTTTATCATAAAAAATATAAGGAAATTACGAGTTCAAAAGCTTGATTGCTATGTTTTTAGCTTCTTCTGAAGTTATCTTATTACCTTCATCAGCAAGTTTCTTAACTTCTTGTAGAACTATTTTCAGCTGATCGTCGTTCAGATAAATACCTTGATCTTCTAAGACTTTCTTTAATCCATGAATTCCACTATGTTTGCCTAATGCTATTCTCCTAAAATTACCTACTTCTTCAGGGCTTATAGGCTCATAAGTTAATGGATTTTCAACTACACCATGAACATGTATTCCGGCCTCATGTCCGAAAGCGTTTTCACCTACTATTGCTTTAAAGTATGGTATAGGAATTCCAGTAATTTCGGAAACTAACTTACTTGTATCGTAAAGCATCCAAGTTTTAATATTTACATCAAATCCCATAAGTTTCTTTAAAGCCATGACTACTTCCTCTAGTGATGCATTACCTGCTCTTTCACCTATTCCATTTACTGTAACATGAACTTGTCTAGCTCCCGCCGCAACGCCTGCTATAGAATTGGCAGTAGCTAGGCCAAAATCGTTATGACAATGCACGCTTACTATCTTATCATTTGTAGCGCTAACTATTTCTTTTATTAAGTTATAAAATCTGAAAGGATCCATTGTACCTACAGTATCTGGTATATTTATCCTATCAGCCCCTGCTTCTAGTGCAGTTTTTATAGCTCTAATCAAAAATTCATTTTCAGTCCTCGTAGCATCTTCTGGACTATATTCAACAACTAATCCATGATCCTTGGCATATCTAACATTATCATATATTTTTTCAAGAACCTCGTCTCTAGTCATTTTCAGTTTATATTTCAAATGTATATCTGATGTAGCTATAAATATATGAATACTAGAAAGACCCGTACTAATTACCTTATCTATATCATACTTATTTGCTCTAGCTAATCCAATGACTTCAGTGTTATCACCAACTTCCTCTAGAATTTTCTTAGTAGCTATAAACTCTCCTTCTGAAGATGCAGGAAAACCTGCTTCAATTACATCGACTCCTAATTTTGATAATTGCTTAGCTATTCTAACTTTTTGCTCCACAGTTAGATCAATACCAGGAGCCTGTTCACCGTCTCTTAAGGTAGTATCTAAGACTCTAACTTTAGGCTTGGAGAATACTCATACCCCAACACACTCAGATTGATAACTATTTTAACTTTTATAAATTTTGCTCTAAAGTCAACTTGACAATTTCTTTAGCAATTTTTAGTTTGTTTCTCTTTATCCATGAAATTGGTACATCAGACAACAAATACGGTTTAGAAAATTTTCCTATCAAATTTGAATCAAAATCCATTCCATATAGAATTATTTTTGAAGCTCCAAATTTTTTTGCTATAACAACTGCTCTGTCTCCATCAGTAAATCCTCCAAATAAATTTATTCTCCCAAACGGTGAGACTTGAGCTGTGCCTATAACCTTAGTCATATTATATACTTTATGGAGTAAATTGATGTTATTTCCGTGAGCATGAACTACGTAAACCGAATTGGGAAATGTTTCTATTCCATCTAAATCTGTTACAATAATATCTGGAATTATTCCCTTAGATACTAGATAATTGGTAGCTCCATCAGCAGAAATAATGACTTCTTCCCTAATTTTGTCTATTTTTTCTAAACTTGGGCCTGCTCCTATTACTGCAACCTCTTTGTGATTTAATATATTAAGTAAATCCACCGGGTTATCACTTAATATTTCGTTCAAAATTGATGCTGATTTATAATCATCTATTTCCTTAAATCCAAAAATTGACCTTATTCTTGAATAAAAATTTAGCCACCAGAAAGTACTGTAAAGAATATTTTATCACCATCTTTCTTTAATATTTCTATATGAAAGATTTTTATAATATCTTCATAATAAGGATTACTAGTAGAAATTATAAATACTATGTCTTTTCCTTTCAAGAAATATATTGCATCAATTGGATTGAATCCGCATTCCTCAGAATCTAAATTAACATAATCTAAAACCATTATTATGTTTATCAGTATAGTAGGGAAAAATCTTTCTATACTATCTCTCAATCACGAAAGATAGTTGTTCTAGAGAAATACGCTATCAAATAAGAAGGTTTAAGTTTGTTTTTAATGAGAAGAAATGAAATAAATAGTACTTTTACATTATATAAAATAATTACAAATTTACTACATAAGTTAGCTTTAAGTTTATTATTATCACTTATAAAATAGACCTTATGGAAAAGGAATACTTAGAAGATAAACCTTCAATGGATATTAATATTATCGAAATTAATGTGCCTTGTGGTATTCATTGTCTAGAAAATTCCAAATATAGAGATCTTCTAAAAAATGAGAACTTTAGGGCTCAGCTTGAAGTCGTAGATAGCCTAACTGATTTAATTAACACAAATGTAGATACTTTAAAACGTGAATTAGAAGATATTTTTAGTAATTACAATGTAAATATATATAATTTAATTTATACTATATTTAGGCTTATAGAGTATGGAGGAGACGTTATAATAGGAAATGGAATTAAATATAATGATAAGATTATAGCAGAAGGAAATTTTGAGACTTTAATGCAAATATATAAAAAAATAGAAGATATCAGAAAAAATTCAAATATTATTTCTATATGCGATGAAATAAGATATCTTGAAGAAGCTTTATGGGAGCATTTTAATAAGAATCTAAGGAGGTCATTATATGAAAGTTAAAGTTGGAATAGAGGGTTTCACGATAGATTCCGCACACTATACATTATCTTCTCCTCAAGATTCGCAACTTCATGGACATACTTATATATTAAATGTAGAGATAGAAGGTGAGGTAAATCCTTCCAACGGTTTTGTAATTGATTTTAATATAGCAAAAAAAACTATTCAAGACATAATATCTAAGTGGGATCATAAATTTATAGTACCAACAGATGATTATAATAAGATAAATATAGAAGCACCCTTCAAAGTTGAAGTAAAAAATATAGATGCGCCTTTTCCTACTGCAGAATATATAGCAATAGAAGTGGCTAGAGACATATATGAGAAGCTTGATAGAAAATTCAAAATAGCTGTAAAAATCTATGAAGGAAAGGATTCTTATGCTATTGTAGAATATCCATAATTTTCAAAGTCAAAATCATACAAATAGACTTAACATAAAAAAGAATTTTAAGTAAAATAACACACATTCTTGTGGAAATATTTTAGATAATATAAATTAAATAATAAATCTTAATCCTACATTATCTATAGGAATACAATTATTACATTTTGATTTTGTAAAACATAATGTTTCTTTTTCAAAGGTATAGCATTTCTCCCTGACAAAATCATTAATATTAAATTCGTCATATTTTTGCTGATCTATTCTTACGTACCCCTCGAACTCATATCTAGTTAAAACTTTATCGTCTAAGAATACGAATATTCCGCCAAATAATAAAGGATAACATTCGATATAATCACAAACAGTTACGCTCATGCTGTTTCTTAGCTTCTCTATAATTTCTCCCTTAGTAATAGTAGGTAGGACTGCCACGACAACAGTATAGTTCTTATATTTTTCATAAATAGTATTAGGTATTGCTATAATTCGTGGGCCATACTCATTCATTTCTTCTCTCCACATATAACTTTTTAAATAGAGGGCTATCTTGAATATAATTCTTGTCTAGATTCATAGCTATTTCAGCCTTAGCTAATTCATATCCTATATATAATGCATGCTGTGGAGTTAGATCTATTTCTTTAACTAATTTTCTTCCTATAGCTAAACCGTCATTGCCTATAATACTAATTTTTTTCTTACCATAAAATTCTACTCCTATCTTATCTTCAAGTTTAAATATCTTAGCAAATCCTGCTGAATCCATATCTGGAGGAGAATACTCGGCAACTTCTGCCTTTTCTATATTAACTCTTTCTTCTATTTTCTTTTTATCCTTAAGTATTAGTAAGTCTATTCCAATATCTTTTGGTGGCTTTCTTTGTAACATAGAAATTCCTACCAGTTTTGATGCAGTCTTAGTTTCCCAAGAGCTCCATTTTGTCTTGCCTTTTTCCATAACAAGGAGATTAGATATACCTATTTCTCCAGCTATAGATGTCATCAAAGCATTTACACCGTGGCTATCTGCGTCTATTAACTCGGAAACATTCAATATTCCCATAAGCAAAGGTATGTCTGGTAACAATTTTCTTACTTTCCTATATTCAAAAAGACTATCTACTAGTCCTTCTAGTGGCGGAGATAAAACAGGATCAGCTATAAGCATATCGTAACCTAGATTTTTAGCTTTCTTTACTAAATTAATGGTAATATCTCCTCTATTTTCTACATTAAAAGGTGCTACAATAAAAGCAGCTTCCTTTTTTGCCTCTGTCAATTTATCAATATTAATTTCGTTTAAATTAAAGACAAACTTAGCGCCGTTTTTTATTCCATATATTAATTCACTTGGTGACTCGGCATCAATACCTACAATAACTCCCTCATCAATAGCAATGTTTAGTTTTCTTCTTACTTCTTCGTTATCATTATGTCCAACTGGAAATCCTATAACAAATACATCTACGAAATTTCTAGTTCTCTGTATTTCTTCTCTTATTTTATCACAACCCCACTTGGGATCCATCTCCAAGAATATTCTAAAAGGCGGAGGATATAATGGAATCCTTACACCAAGGTCGAATGCTATTTGGGCATTATTTATGATTTTTTCTTCATAACTATCAATATTTTTCTCTTTTATTCTACTTATTATTTCATCAGCTGGATCTATTGTAGAAAGCGGTATTCCCTTATCTAACGCATCAAAGACTAGTGGAATATCCCACGCATTTTCTGTTCCTTTAAATGTTTTTATACCCAAAGTATCTTCTATTATTTTGACGTCTCCATTTACAAGCCCTGGCAATATTATAACGTCGTACTTTTTATCAATATTTTTTAGATTTTCTAGTATATATCTGATACTCATTAGAGCTGCTACAGGGTAATTTAATACTTTCACATCGACATTATCATACTTTTTTGTAACCTCCCTAACAATAGGGTAAGCTAATTTGCCAGTCACTACTAACGCTTTCACATCCTATATTTTGAATTACACCTAAATATTGCCTTCGTTTAATCTATGATCTAAAAGTGTTTCGATATTAATAACGAATTATAAAGGACTAAAATTTCAATATTCTATATAATATATTTGGTAAAAATTTAAATTAAGTATAACGCTATGACTACTAGTCCTAGCGATTAAATGTTTGAAAAAAATAAGCTTTAAAAAAACTGTATTTAAAATAATAGTATGAGTCTTTTACCCAAATCCTCAAATGTTGACTTAAACCAAGTTTTTGATACTGTAATTATAGGTCTTGGACCTGCAGCGTATAGTGCAGCATTATACTGCGGTAGATATATGCTTAAGACTCTAGTTATAGGAGAAACTCCTGGTGGGCAATTAACAGAGGCAGGAGAGGTAGATGACTACTTAGGATTAATTGGAATTCAAGCACAAGAAATGATAAGAGTATTTAACTCACATATAGAGAAATATAATGTACCAGTGATTCTTGATTCTGTAGAATCTTTCAAAAAAGAAGGAGACCTATATATCGTAAAAACTAAAAGAAAAGGAGAAGTAAAAACTAGGACTATAATTGTTGCAGTAGGAGTAAAAAGAAGGAAACTAAATGTACCTGGCGAAGATCAATTTGCTGGTAGAGGAGTATCCTATTGTTCAGTATGTGATGCACCACTGTTTAAAAATAGAATTGTTGCAGTAGTTGGTGGAGGAGATTCTGCATTAGAAGGTACAGAATTAATTTCTAGGTACGCTACTAAAGTCTATTTAATTCATAGAAGAGATCAGTTTAAAGCTCAACCATTCTATGTAGAAAACGTTAAGGCTAAGCCTAATGTAGAATTTATCTTTAATTCTTCTGTTACAGAAATCAAAGGAGACAAAATTGTAAAACAAATTACTGTAAAGAATTTAAAATCTGGAGAAACTAGACAACTAGATGTTAATGGAATATTTATAGAAATTGGATTTGAGCCTCCTGTTGATTTTGCAAAAGCTAACTCCCTTGAAACAGACAAAAACGGATATATAAAGGTAGATGAATGGACGAGAACTAATTTACCCGGTGTATTTGCTGCCGGCGACTGTACTGCTACATGGATAGGATTTAGACAAATTACCACGGCCACTGCTCAAGGAGCTGTAGCTGCACATAGTGCATATACATATCTAAATGAACATAAGGTAAGATAAAATTGGAAAAAATACTTAGAGATATAGGCAAAGAAGCAATTGATTTCCTAAATGAATTAAAAGGTAAAGAAGGAATAGACAAGATAATTGGACGGCATGGAGATGACACAACAAGAGTAGTTGACAAGAAATCAGAAGATTATATTTTTGAATTATTAAGAAATACTGGATATAAATTTTTATTTGTTTCGGAAGAATCCGGGACTATTAATGAGAATAATTATGACTACATAGCTGTAATAGATCCATTGGATGGAAGTACTAACTTTATAAATGGTATTCCATGGTCCTCAGTTTCAATAGCACTTTACAAGAACAATGAAAAAAACTTTATAAGATCATATGCAGGTGTTGTAGCAAATATATTTTCAAAAGAAATATATACATACTATAATGGAAAATCGTATATTAATGGAAATATAGTAGAAAATGTTAGACCTAAAAGTAATATAGTACTAGCATACTTCGGTAAAAAAGAAATTGATAAAGCTTATCAAATTTTAAAAAAACTAGAAGGATTCAAAATACGAACTCTAGGATCTTCATCATTAGACATGATATTAATATGCACTGGCAAAGCATACTTCTACTTTGATATAAGAGATAAAATAAGAAACGTAGATGTAGCGGCCTCAACTGGTTTTTGTTCATCATTAAAGATATATCCATTCAACTCTAGAAACGAAATTATAACTTCATCCTTAGAATCTGTAGACGTGATAGGAGAAATAATGCTCACTTATGATGAAGAACTGAAGAAGAGACTTTTTTTATAGTAGAGGGCTTTATTTTCTTATATGCTTCTAATAGATCTTCCTCTGAAATAACTCTATTTGTGTTACCCTTTATTACGTCCTTTAAGACTCTTATTTTAGCTTCTCTAGCTAATGCAGCTAAATCTGCACCACTATAATTGTCTGTCAACTCAGCTATTTTTGCGCAGTTAACTTTTTCGCATGTATCTTTACCAAGGTATTTTTGCAATATATCTAACCTTTCTTCCTTGTTAGGTAACCCCATTTTTACTATAATATCAAATCTGCCAGGTCTTAATAAAGCAGGATCAATAGTTCTTATTCTATTTGTAGTACCTATTACTACTACCTCTTTAAGATTTCTTATACCGTCCATTTCAGTTAGGAGCTGATTTACTATTTTAGAAGATTCACCTCCATTTTTCTGAGATCTCTTCGAGGCTATTGCGTCTAGTTCGTCCAACAGCACTATTGATGGTCTATTTTCCCTAGCTCTGTTAAATACTTCTTTTATGGTAGAAACTGCTCCCTCATATCCTTTATACATAATTTCTGCAACGCTAACAGATATTAACTTAACATCAAGAGTTTTAGATAGTGCTTTTGCCATCATTGTTTTTCCAACTCCAGGAGGTCCATAAAGCAAAATTCCTCTTATTGGAGGAACCTTCATTTGTTCCATCAAAGCAGAATATTTCAATTGGAGTTCCAATAACTCTTTTAACTCAATTTTAACCTTAGTGTATCCACCTATATCATCAAGTGTTATTTTGTCGCCTATTTCTGTTTCTATATCATCGCCTTTTCTTGATCTTCTTTCATAATCTA
This genomic window contains:
- a CDS encoding ribbon-helix-helix domain-containing protein, with translation MPTIHLSLPESLYEELRRKADDMGVQITDLVKFFIKQGIEGKEDTGEENGEQYEESVAFLEAKVAQLDAMVSELVKKIKLLEEGEDEDTEEVEIKRENA
- a CDS encoding inositol monophosphatase family protein — encoded protein: MEKILRDIGKEAIDFLNELKGKEGIDKIIGRHGDDTTRVVDKKSEDYIFELLRNTGYKFLFVSEESGTINENNYDYIAVIDPLDGSTNFINGIPWSSVSIALYKNNEKNFIRSYAGVVANIFSKEIYTYYNGKSYINGNIVENVRPKSNIVLAYFGKKEIDKAYQILKKLEGFKIRTLGSSSLDMILICTGKAYFYFDIRDKIRNVDVAASTGFCSSLKIYPFNSRNEIITSSLESVDVIGEIMLTYDEELKKRLFL
- a CDS encoding ABC transporter permease: MKITYVISSNSRAFDLVENGLYNILYNVSIYRIHEIENISHVNVPPQKIREPVEMYLQYIQPTGKHVTSAQDQFAQLARIVAIILFPASTPVIYFVTDGILGEKERKTLESLLASPVSARAFIFSKIIISMILGTISSIGDIAGLVIFSIFAPFIVGASVSFSLSFAVVVLILYLTMIFLTAALSTFVLVLVGGSSRNIQIINFLITSFGLLASFSALFVNFGNLTFPMSMILVIPYVQIVASLLLYVFGLILESIFYISGTILASILLILISSKLLDNERLLLK
- a CDS encoding dihydropteroate synthase-like protein; amino-acid sequence: MKALVVTGKLAYPIVREVTKKYDNVDVKVLNYPVAALMSIRYILENLKNIDKKYDVIILPGLVNGDVKIIEDTLGIKTFKGTENAWDIPLVFDALDKGIPLSTIDPADEIISRIKEKNIDSYEEKIINNAQIAFDLGVRIPLYPPPFRIFLEMDPKWGCDKIREEIQRTRNFVDVFVIGFPVGHNDNEEVRRKLNIAIDEGVIVGIDAESPSELIYGIKNGAKFVFNLNEINIDKLTEAKKEAAFIVAPFNVENRGDITINLVKKAKNLGYDMLIADPVLSPPLEGLVDSLFEYRKVRKLLPDIPLLMGILNVSELIDADSHGVNALMTSIAGEIGISNLLVMEKGKTKWSSWETKTASKLVGISMLQRKPPKDIGIDLLILKDKKKIEERVNIEKAEVAEYSPPDMDSAGFAKIFKLEDKIGVEFYGKKKISIIGNDGLAIGRKLVKEIDLTPQHALYIGYELAKAEIAMNLDKNYIQDSPLFKKLYVERRNE
- a CDS encoding Lrp/AsnC ligand binding domain-containing protein, giving the protein MSIVKGYVLLITSIGKETDIVNDLKRIQGVKEATPVYGEYDIVVEIEAPTLEELNKVISQIRRNSNIIRTVTLISM
- a CDS encoding ribbon-helix-helix protein, CopG family: MRVVTFKAEEDLLELLDRYAIRYGLNRSEAIRKAIEKMVGDEVKKETVPVAKVEKIRL
- a CDS encoding 6-hydroxymethylpterin diphosphokinase MptE-like protein; its protein translation is MFGFKEIDDYKSASILNEILSDNPVDLLNILNHKEVAVIGAGPSLEKIDKIREEVIISADGATNYLVSKGIIPDIIVTDLDGIETFPNSVYVVHAHGNNINLLHKVYNMTKVIGTAQVSPFGRINLFGGFTDGDRAVVIAKKFGASKIILYGMDFDSNLIGKFSKPYLLSDVPISWIKRNKLKIAKEIVKLTLEQNL
- a CDS encoding ABC transporter ATP-binding protein, whose amino-acid sequence is MTNNDIAVSVTNLKKNFKTKLILDGISFKVKIGEVYGIIGPNGAGKTTTLRILAGIIKHYSGNVEIFGLTPEIARKNGLISYMPEDAFPYDRLTGYENLMFYAQIYSRGNKKETKELIERGIKIADLGDRIYDRTSEYSRGMKRRLLIARTLMVRPKVAILDEPTSALDVESAIKVRKTIRELKGDTTIILSSHNMLEVEYLCDEISLINNGKIVANGKPQEIVKLTGTTNLEEAFIKVTDGEKC
- a CDS encoding 6-pyruvoyl trahydropterin synthase family protein codes for the protein MKVKVGIEGFTIDSAHYTLSSPQDSQLHGHTYILNVEIEGEVNPSNGFVIDFNIAKKTIQDIISKWDHKFIVPTDDYNKINIEAPFKVEVKNIDAPFPTAEYIAIEVARDIYEKLDRKFKIAVKIYEGKDSYAIVEYP
- a CDS encoding MBL fold metallo-hydrolase yields the protein MIKYFGHSMFSIDDKILIDPHDGGSIGLTKPNVEYTDLVLITHDHYDHNAYQLLKFKEIKQSFYGNYTFEGYKILGLRAFHDKENGKRRGETAIYRIDTGKSIIVHLGDVCDKLSEKIIKEISSPDILMIPIGGLITIDYKEAIDLINDLKPSTVIPMHYWVNGHLMPLDPPDEFLRKMGWKIRELNKNYFEDIEKGEIIYFKA
- a CDS encoding NAD(P)/FAD-dependent oxidoreductase, which gives rise to MSLLPKSSNVDLNQVFDTVIIGLGPAAYSAALYCGRYMLKTLVIGETPGGQLTEAGEVDDYLGLIGIQAQEMIRVFNSHIEKYNVPVILDSVESFKKEGDLYIVKTKRKGEVKTRTIIVAVGVKRRKLNVPGEDQFAGRGVSYCSVCDAPLFKNRIVAVVGGGDSALEGTELISRYATKVYLIHRRDQFKAQPFYVENVKAKPNVEFIFNSSVTEIKGDKIVKQITVKNLKSGETRQLDVNGIFIEIGFEPPVDFAKANSLETDKNGYIKVDEWTRTNLPGVFAAGDCTATWIGFRQITTATAQGAVAAHSAYTYLNEHKVR